In one Ictalurus furcatus strain D&B chromosome 10, Billie_1.0, whole genome shotgun sequence genomic region, the following are encoded:
- the kif7 gene encoding kinesin-like protein kif7 isoform X2, whose amino-acid sequence MSPKVAPQQGKAEDTAVQVAVRVRPLLPKEVLHNHESCITALPEDKRVTLGHDRHFHFDFVFEESAVQEDVYAACVQPLIEAFFQGFNATVFAYGQTGSGKTYTIGEANISSFGDDEQGIIPRAVAEIFKLLDENDLSDFSVRVSYLEVYKEIFRDLLEVETASKDIHIREDDKGSIVLCGVKECEVEGLDEVLSLLESGNTARHTGATQMNPHSSRSHTIFTVLMEQRRGGSRGASRNSQILSSKFHFVDLAGSERILKTGNTGERLKESIQINSGLLALGNVIGALGDPKRKGSHIPYRDSKITRILKDSLGGNAKTLMIACISPSSSDFDESLNTLNYAKRARNIQNRAMVNCHGEPDRVESLELQIKALKRALENRQRSETRILARSEPGRQVRSLEPDVSKLQAESTHYRTCTDSAYRLLMELQGEGTLNPSQLLRVKEWLSAVEEERNGLSTASGLDSGIESSSTEDTTTLKKGRELLKCQEPDVKEEWNRERENYISQLQVQIQRLEQENTDFLAALEDAMEQYKQQSDKLQEQQDLIEELHCLLAHPGTGLLQLTQRPHTAPINSLQQASLGPGHLTPFCNGEVGGSPARKAQWDKECESCGEDREGENTLNRGVKDKRKCMNIPWSKKDAPFQASPRRARGTLPQVLWPGHPPGLHYSRRTSNSSVGESSVLESLRGCKWEMGSERGLLLAQQKIRELSVTIRMKEDLIKELVKTGKDAQAMNRQYSRKVAELEQEAEQARAELTEAHKQLQELEVQGSRDAADRSKAQECRRKIAAAQSKVQVLKQRQRDTAQLASLSVQSERRVQELERSVQSLRQQQDQLQRRLREENQQKRRLESEMQRGKHRVKELEIKNEQQQKILRIKTEEIAAFQRQRRSGSNGSVISLEEQQKIEEQKRWLDEEMENVLEQRRGLEDLEGELTKREEILAKKEALLLERSGLETKRLRSSQALSKDLATLSNRIESLERELSERNGQLRSSSAQDSQHIRQEISNLRQEKELLLKQRVELDDKLRQGNLLSPEEERTVFQLDEAIEALDAAIEYKNEAITQRQRQLRASGSMLTQWEMNLMAKLTYLSASETRALLCKYFDKVVSLREEERKLQLELAELEMRVEEQQHLVGWLEAALERQQLDTDRRLTQQQKEHERNVQLLLHQCRDQMDEGLAGRQRQYEGLIHNLSKELNLYKAANQDLNNKIRDMCGLGDQGTSGVDRVQCKAGEDSNKYTPEPDRVHKSREEMRELVNAPLPPTWRRSSLPTEDQHVMEELRQRVTCELPANRIVQPNVNMNTAYWSGTGSLSLTKPRRESRRSSLNPGLVGSNSAIIDVRKNPL is encoded by the exons ATGTCTCCCAAAGTGGCACCCCAGCAGGGCAAGGCCGAGGACACAGCGGTGCAGGTGGCGGTGCGAGTACGGCCGCTGCTCCCTAAAGAAGTCCTGCACAACCATGAGAGCTGCATCACTGCACTTCCTGAAGATAAACGGGTTACTCTCGGCCATGATCGCCACTTCCACTTTGACTTTGTTTTCGAGGAAAGTGCCGTCCAGGAGGATGTATATGCAGCCTGTGTCCAACCCCTCATTGAAGCCTTTTTTCAGGGTTTTAATGCCACTGTCTTTGCTTATGGTCAGACAGGCTCAGGCAAAACCTACACGATTGGAGAGGCTAATATAT CCTCCTTCGGTGACGACGAGCAAGGAATCATTCCCAGAGCAGTGGCTGAGATCTTCAAGCTCCTGGATGAGAATGACCTCAGCGACTTCTCCGTCAGAGTGTCCTACCTTGAGGTTTACAAGGAGATCTTCAGAGACCTTTTGGAGGTGGAGACAGCGAGCAAGGACATTCATATCCGGGAGGATGACAAGGGCAGTATAG ttCTGTGTGGAGTGAAAGAATGTGAGGTGGAGGGGCTTGATGAGGTCTTAAGTCTTCTCGAATCCGGAAACACGGCCCGCCACACAGGAGCCACTCAGATGAACCCTCACTCCAGCCGCTCTCACACCATCTTCACCGTGCTGATGGAGCAGAGGCGCGGTGGCTCTCGGGGTGCCAGCAGGAACTCGCAGATCCTATCCTCTAAATTCCACTTTGTGGACCTGGCCGGATCCGAGCGAATTCTAAAAACTGGCAACACTGGGGAGCGACTCAAGGAGAGCATTCAGATCAACAGCGGACTTCTTGCTCTGGGAAATGTCATCGGGGCGTTAGGGGACCCAAAAAGGAAAGGCAGTCATATTCCTTACAGGGACTCAAAAATCACAAG AATCTTAAAAGACTCTCTTGGAGGCAATGCCAAAACACTCATGATTGCCTGTATCAGTCCCTCATCCTCTGACTTTGACGAAAGTCTTAACACCCTTAATTATGCTAAACGAGCTCGAAACATTCAAAACCGAGCTATGGTGAACTGTCATGGGGAGCCAGATCGAGTGGAAAGCCTGGAACTCCAGATCAAAGCTCTAAAGCGAGCCCTGGAGAACCGGCAGCGTTCTGAGACCAGAATCCTTGCTCGGTCAGAGCCTGGACGCCAGGTGCGTTCCCTCGAACCAGATGTGAGCAAGTTGCAGGCGGAGAGCACCCACTATAGGACGTGCACAGACTCAGCCTACAGGCTGCTGATGGAGCTGCAGGGTGAGGGGACGCTAAACCCGAGCCAGCTGCTGCGTGTCAAGGAGTGGCTTAGCGCTGTGGAGGAGGAGCGCAACGGTTTGAGTACAGCCTCAGGGCTGGACAGTGGCATTGAGAGCAGTTCCACTGAGGACACCACCACACTGAAAAAGGGACGGGAGCTTCTAAAGTGCCAG GAGCCAGATGTGAAAGAAGAGTGGAACAGGGAACGGgagaactacatttcccagctACAAGTACAGATCCAGCGATTAGAGCAGGAGAACACAGACTTCCTCGCTGCACTGGAAGATGCAATGGAACAGTACAAACAGCAG AGTGATAAGCTCCAGGAGCAGCAGGACCTCATAGAGGAGCTGCACTGTCTTCTGGCCCATCCAGGGACAGGGCTGCTGCAGCTGACACAGAGACCCCACACTGCACCTATTAACTCATTACAGCAAGCAAGCCTTGGCCCAGGCCATTTGACACCTTTCTGCAATGGAGAGGTCGGAGGATCCCCTGCACGAAAG GCCCAGTGGGACAAGGAGTGCGAGTCCTGTGGAGAGGACAGAGAAGGCGAGAACACTCTCAACAGAGGAGTCAAAGACAAACGCAA ATGCATGAATATTCCCTGGTCAAAGAAGGACGCACCATTTCAAGCATCACCCAGAAGAGCTAGGGGAACCCTGCCTCAGGTCCTGTGGCCTGGCCACCCTCCAGGATTACACTACAGCAGACGTACTT CTAACAGCAGTGTAGGAGAGAGCTCAGTGCTGGAGAGTCTTAGAGGCTGCAAGTGGGAGATGGGCTCAGAGAGAGGGTTGCTCCTGGCCCAGCAGAAGATTAGAGAGCTCTCTGTAACCATCCGGATGAAGGAGGATCTCATCAAGGAGTTGGTCAAAACAG GGAAAGATGCCCAAGCAATGAACAGGCAATACAGCCGAAAGGTAGCTGAGCTGGAGCAGGAGGCTGAGCAGGCACGGGCCGAGCTCACCGAGGCCCACAAACAACTTCAGGAGCTGGAGGTGCAGGGCAGCCGTGATGCTGCTGACCGCTCTAAAGCCCAGGAGTGCAGGAGAAAGATTGCAGCTGCACAAAGCAAAGTGCAG GTGCTGAAGCAGAGGCAGCGGGACACTGCGCAGCTGGCCTCTCTGTCAGTGCAGAGTGAGCGGCGCGTGCAGGAGCTGGAAAGGAGCGTGCAGAGCCTGCGGCAACAGCAGGACCAGCTACAACGGCGCCTCCGAGAGGAGAATCAACAGAAGAGAAGGCTGGAGAGTGAGATGCAAAGAGGCAAACATCGTGTAAAG GAGCTGGAGATAAAGAACGAGCAGCAGCAGAAGATTCTGCGGattaaaacagaagaaattgcTGCCTTCCAAAGGCAAAGAAGGAGCGGCAGTAATGGCTCAGTCATCTCACTAGAGGAACAGCAG AAGATAGAAGAACAGAAGCGATGGTTAGATGAGGAGATGGAGAATGTTCTGGAACAAAGGAGAGGTCTGGAAGATCTGGAGGGGGAGTTGACCAAAAGAGAGGAGATCCTGGCCAAGAAGGAGGCATTGCTCTTGGAACGTAGCGGCCTGGAGACCAAACGACTCCGGTCCAGCCAG GCTCTGAGTAAGGACCTGGCGACACTGTCAAACCGTATTGAATCGCTAGAGCGGGAACTGAGCGAGCGGAACGGCCAGCTGCGCAGTAGCAGTGCTCAAGACTCACAGCACATCCGCCAGGAGATCTCCAACCTGCGTCAGGAGAAAGAGCTCCTTCTCAAACAGAGAGTAGAGCTGGACGACAAGCTCCGCCAGGGTAACCTGCTGTCTCCTGAG GAGGAGCGTACCGTGTTCCAGCTAGATGAGGCTATAGAGGCGCTGGATGCTGCTATTGAGTACAAGAATGAGGCcatcacacagagacagaggcagCTGAGGGCATCAGGTAGCATGCTCACTCAGTGGGAGATGAACCTGATGGCCAAACTCACCTACCTGTCTGCTTCAGAGACGCGCGCTCTGCTCTGCAAGTACTTTGATAAG GTGGTGTCCCTGCGAGAGGAAGAGCGGAAGCTGCAGTTGGAACTGGCTGAGCTGGAGATGCGTGTAGAGGAACAGCAGCACCTGGTCGGGTGGTTGGAAGCAGCTCTGGAGCGCCAGCAGCTGGACACGGACCGCCGGCTCACACAGCAACAAAAAGAGCATGAAAGAAATGTGCAGCTCCTGCTGCACCAGTGCCGAG ATCAAATGGATGAAGGTCTGGCTGGTAGGCAGAGACAGTACGAGGGACTGATCCACAACCTGAGCAAAGAACTGAACCTGTACAAGGCAGCCAATCAGGATCTCAACAACAAAATAAGGGACATGTGTGGACTGGGAGATCAGGGCACGA GTGGAGTAGACAGGGTGCAGTGCAAGGCCGGTGAAGACAGTAACAAGTACACTCCTGAACCTGACAGAGTTCACAAGTCAAGAGAGGAAATGCGGGAGTTGGTAAATGCGCCGCTGCCCCCCACATGGAGGCGCTCTTCCCTCCCCACTGAAGACCAGCATGTAATGGAGGAGCTTAGGCAGAGGGTAACTTGTGAGCTGCCAGCCAACAGAATTGTCCAGCCTAATGTGAACATGAACACTGCATACTGGAGTGGAACAGGCTCATTGTCCCTTACCAAACCACGCAGGGAGAGTCGGAGGTCAAGCCTAAACCCAGGACTTGTTGGTTCAAACTCTGCAATCATTGACGTTCGGAAAAATCCGTTATAG
- the kif7 gene encoding kinesin-like protein kif7 isoform X1 — translation MSPKVAPQQGKAEDTAVQVAVRVRPLLPKEVLHNHESCITALPEDKRVTLGHDRHFHFDFVFEESAVQEDVYAACVQPLIEAFFQGFNATVFAYGQTGSGKTYTIGEANISSFGDDEQGIIPRAVAEIFKLLDENDLSDFSVRVSYLEVYKEIFRDLLEVETASKDIHIREDDKGSIVLCGVKECEVEGLDEVLSLLESGNTARHTGATQMNPHSSRSHTIFTVLMEQRRGGSRGASRNSQILSSKFHFVDLAGSERILKTGNTGERLKESIQINSGLLALGNVIGALGDPKRKGSHIPYRDSKITRILKDSLGGNAKTLMIACISPSSSDFDESLNTLNYAKRARNIQNRAMVNCHGEPDRVESLELQIKALKRALENRQRSETRILARSEPGRQVRSLEPDVSKLQAESTHYRTCTDSAYRLLMELQGEGTLNPSQLLRVKEWLSAVEEERNGLSTASGLDSGIESSSTEDTTTLKKGRELLKCQEPDVKEEWNRERENYISQLQVQIQRLEQENTDFLAALEDAMEQYKQQSDKLQEQQDLIEELHCLLAHPGTGLLQLTQRPHTAPINSLQQASLGPGHLTPFCNGEVGGSPARKTVLSVPIDSHSFSEQAQWDKECESCGEDREGENTLNRGVKDKRKCMNIPWSKKDAPFQASPRRARGTLPQVLWPGHPPGLHYSRRTSNSSVGESSVLESLRGCKWEMGSERGLLLAQQKIRELSVTIRMKEDLIKELVKTGKDAQAMNRQYSRKVAELEQEAEQARAELTEAHKQLQELEVQGSRDAADRSKAQECRRKIAAAQSKVQVLKQRQRDTAQLASLSVQSERRVQELERSVQSLRQQQDQLQRRLREENQQKRRLESEMQRGKHRVKELEIKNEQQQKILRIKTEEIAAFQRQRRSGSNGSVISLEEQQKIEEQKRWLDEEMENVLEQRRGLEDLEGELTKREEILAKKEALLLERSGLETKRLRSSQALSKDLATLSNRIESLERELSERNGQLRSSSAQDSQHIRQEISNLRQEKELLLKQRVELDDKLRQGNLLSPEEERTVFQLDEAIEALDAAIEYKNEAITQRQRQLRASGSMLTQWEMNLMAKLTYLSASETRALLCKYFDKVVSLREEERKLQLELAELEMRVEEQQHLVGWLEAALERQQLDTDRRLTQQQKEHERNVQLLLHQCRDQMDEGLAGRQRQYEGLIHNLSKELNLYKAANQDLNNKIRDMCGLGDQGTSGVDRVQCKAGEDSNKYTPEPDRVHKSREEMRELVNAPLPPTWRRSSLPTEDQHVMEELRQRVTCELPANRIVQPNVNMNTAYWSGTGSLSLTKPRRESRRSSLNPGLVGSNSAIIDVRKNPL, via the exons ATGTCTCCCAAAGTGGCACCCCAGCAGGGCAAGGCCGAGGACACAGCGGTGCAGGTGGCGGTGCGAGTACGGCCGCTGCTCCCTAAAGAAGTCCTGCACAACCATGAGAGCTGCATCACTGCACTTCCTGAAGATAAACGGGTTACTCTCGGCCATGATCGCCACTTCCACTTTGACTTTGTTTTCGAGGAAAGTGCCGTCCAGGAGGATGTATATGCAGCCTGTGTCCAACCCCTCATTGAAGCCTTTTTTCAGGGTTTTAATGCCACTGTCTTTGCTTATGGTCAGACAGGCTCAGGCAAAACCTACACGATTGGAGAGGCTAATATAT CCTCCTTCGGTGACGACGAGCAAGGAATCATTCCCAGAGCAGTGGCTGAGATCTTCAAGCTCCTGGATGAGAATGACCTCAGCGACTTCTCCGTCAGAGTGTCCTACCTTGAGGTTTACAAGGAGATCTTCAGAGACCTTTTGGAGGTGGAGACAGCGAGCAAGGACATTCATATCCGGGAGGATGACAAGGGCAGTATAG ttCTGTGTGGAGTGAAAGAATGTGAGGTGGAGGGGCTTGATGAGGTCTTAAGTCTTCTCGAATCCGGAAACACGGCCCGCCACACAGGAGCCACTCAGATGAACCCTCACTCCAGCCGCTCTCACACCATCTTCACCGTGCTGATGGAGCAGAGGCGCGGTGGCTCTCGGGGTGCCAGCAGGAACTCGCAGATCCTATCCTCTAAATTCCACTTTGTGGACCTGGCCGGATCCGAGCGAATTCTAAAAACTGGCAACACTGGGGAGCGACTCAAGGAGAGCATTCAGATCAACAGCGGACTTCTTGCTCTGGGAAATGTCATCGGGGCGTTAGGGGACCCAAAAAGGAAAGGCAGTCATATTCCTTACAGGGACTCAAAAATCACAAG AATCTTAAAAGACTCTCTTGGAGGCAATGCCAAAACACTCATGATTGCCTGTATCAGTCCCTCATCCTCTGACTTTGACGAAAGTCTTAACACCCTTAATTATGCTAAACGAGCTCGAAACATTCAAAACCGAGCTATGGTGAACTGTCATGGGGAGCCAGATCGAGTGGAAAGCCTGGAACTCCAGATCAAAGCTCTAAAGCGAGCCCTGGAGAACCGGCAGCGTTCTGAGACCAGAATCCTTGCTCGGTCAGAGCCTGGACGCCAGGTGCGTTCCCTCGAACCAGATGTGAGCAAGTTGCAGGCGGAGAGCACCCACTATAGGACGTGCACAGACTCAGCCTACAGGCTGCTGATGGAGCTGCAGGGTGAGGGGACGCTAAACCCGAGCCAGCTGCTGCGTGTCAAGGAGTGGCTTAGCGCTGTGGAGGAGGAGCGCAACGGTTTGAGTACAGCCTCAGGGCTGGACAGTGGCATTGAGAGCAGTTCCACTGAGGACACCACCACACTGAAAAAGGGACGGGAGCTTCTAAAGTGCCAG GAGCCAGATGTGAAAGAAGAGTGGAACAGGGAACGGgagaactacatttcccagctACAAGTACAGATCCAGCGATTAGAGCAGGAGAACACAGACTTCCTCGCTGCACTGGAAGATGCAATGGAACAGTACAAACAGCAG AGTGATAAGCTCCAGGAGCAGCAGGACCTCATAGAGGAGCTGCACTGTCTTCTGGCCCATCCAGGGACAGGGCTGCTGCAGCTGACACAGAGACCCCACACTGCACCTATTAACTCATTACAGCAAGCAAGCCTTGGCCCAGGCCATTTGACACCTTTCTGCAATGGAGAGGTCGGAGGATCCCCTGCACGAAAG ACTGTCCTGAGTGTTCCAATAGACAGCCATTCATTTTCTGAACAGGCCCAGTGGGACAAGGAGTGCGAGTCCTGTGGAGAGGACAGAGAAGGCGAGAACACTCTCAACAGAGGAGTCAAAGACAAACGCAA ATGCATGAATATTCCCTGGTCAAAGAAGGACGCACCATTTCAAGCATCACCCAGAAGAGCTAGGGGAACCCTGCCTCAGGTCCTGTGGCCTGGCCACCCTCCAGGATTACACTACAGCAGACGTACTT CTAACAGCAGTGTAGGAGAGAGCTCAGTGCTGGAGAGTCTTAGAGGCTGCAAGTGGGAGATGGGCTCAGAGAGAGGGTTGCTCCTGGCCCAGCAGAAGATTAGAGAGCTCTCTGTAACCATCCGGATGAAGGAGGATCTCATCAAGGAGTTGGTCAAAACAG GGAAAGATGCCCAAGCAATGAACAGGCAATACAGCCGAAAGGTAGCTGAGCTGGAGCAGGAGGCTGAGCAGGCACGGGCCGAGCTCACCGAGGCCCACAAACAACTTCAGGAGCTGGAGGTGCAGGGCAGCCGTGATGCTGCTGACCGCTCTAAAGCCCAGGAGTGCAGGAGAAAGATTGCAGCTGCACAAAGCAAAGTGCAG GTGCTGAAGCAGAGGCAGCGGGACACTGCGCAGCTGGCCTCTCTGTCAGTGCAGAGTGAGCGGCGCGTGCAGGAGCTGGAAAGGAGCGTGCAGAGCCTGCGGCAACAGCAGGACCAGCTACAACGGCGCCTCCGAGAGGAGAATCAACAGAAGAGAAGGCTGGAGAGTGAGATGCAAAGAGGCAAACATCGTGTAAAG GAGCTGGAGATAAAGAACGAGCAGCAGCAGAAGATTCTGCGGattaaaacagaagaaattgcTGCCTTCCAAAGGCAAAGAAGGAGCGGCAGTAATGGCTCAGTCATCTCACTAGAGGAACAGCAG AAGATAGAAGAACAGAAGCGATGGTTAGATGAGGAGATGGAGAATGTTCTGGAACAAAGGAGAGGTCTGGAAGATCTGGAGGGGGAGTTGACCAAAAGAGAGGAGATCCTGGCCAAGAAGGAGGCATTGCTCTTGGAACGTAGCGGCCTGGAGACCAAACGACTCCGGTCCAGCCAG GCTCTGAGTAAGGACCTGGCGACACTGTCAAACCGTATTGAATCGCTAGAGCGGGAACTGAGCGAGCGGAACGGCCAGCTGCGCAGTAGCAGTGCTCAAGACTCACAGCACATCCGCCAGGAGATCTCCAACCTGCGTCAGGAGAAAGAGCTCCTTCTCAAACAGAGAGTAGAGCTGGACGACAAGCTCCGCCAGGGTAACCTGCTGTCTCCTGAG GAGGAGCGTACCGTGTTCCAGCTAGATGAGGCTATAGAGGCGCTGGATGCTGCTATTGAGTACAAGAATGAGGCcatcacacagagacagaggcagCTGAGGGCATCAGGTAGCATGCTCACTCAGTGGGAGATGAACCTGATGGCCAAACTCACCTACCTGTCTGCTTCAGAGACGCGCGCTCTGCTCTGCAAGTACTTTGATAAG GTGGTGTCCCTGCGAGAGGAAGAGCGGAAGCTGCAGTTGGAACTGGCTGAGCTGGAGATGCGTGTAGAGGAACAGCAGCACCTGGTCGGGTGGTTGGAAGCAGCTCTGGAGCGCCAGCAGCTGGACACGGACCGCCGGCTCACACAGCAACAAAAAGAGCATGAAAGAAATGTGCAGCTCCTGCTGCACCAGTGCCGAG ATCAAATGGATGAAGGTCTGGCTGGTAGGCAGAGACAGTACGAGGGACTGATCCACAACCTGAGCAAAGAACTGAACCTGTACAAGGCAGCCAATCAGGATCTCAACAACAAAATAAGGGACATGTGTGGACTGGGAGATCAGGGCACGA GTGGAGTAGACAGGGTGCAGTGCAAGGCCGGTGAAGACAGTAACAAGTACACTCCTGAACCTGACAGAGTTCACAAGTCAAGAGAGGAAATGCGGGAGTTGGTAAATGCGCCGCTGCCCCCCACATGGAGGCGCTCTTCCCTCCCCACTGAAGACCAGCATGTAATGGAGGAGCTTAGGCAGAGGGTAACTTGTGAGCTGCCAGCCAACAGAATTGTCCAGCCTAATGTGAACATGAACACTGCATACTGGAGTGGAACAGGCTCATTGTCCCTTACCAAACCACGCAGGGAGAGTCGGAGGTCAAGCCTAAACCCAGGACTTGTTGGTTCAAACTCTGCAATCATTGACGTTCGGAAAAATCCGTTATAG